The Negativicutes bacterium genome has a segment encoding these proteins:
- the mutT gene encoding 8-oxo-dGTP diphosphatase MutT, with protein sequence MLEVAAALIYNEMNEILICQRPEGKNCALLWEFPGGKQEAGETLRECLLRECHEELAIELAIEKEITDTTYSYPAFTVHLTFYRAHILSGEPKKQEHNEIRFVRLGDLRQYDFCPADAAILALLMQES encoded by the coding sequence ATGTTAGAAGTCGCTGCCGCTTTGATCTATAATGAAATGAATGAAATTCTGATTTGCCAGCGCCCAGAAGGCAAGAATTGCGCCTTGCTTTGGGAATTTCCGGGCGGCAAACAGGAAGCGGGAGAAACGCTGCGCGAATGCCTGCTGCGGGAATGCCACGAAGAGTTAGCGATTGAATTGGCAATTGAAAAAGAAATCACGGATACGACTTATTCCTATCCTGCTTTTACCGTGCATCTGACTTTTTATCGTGCCCATATTCTCAGCGGTGAGCCGAAAAAGCAAGAACACAATGAGATTCGCTTTGTGCGGCTGGGCGATTTAAGGCAATATGATTTTTGCCCGGCGGATGCAGCGATTCTTGCCCTGCTCATGCAAGAAAGCTAG
- a CDS encoding S-layer homology domain-containing protein, whose translation MKWSKQVIVAIWISCLLLVSLPLSGAVFAAVPMLAITEANILNGGVTVSGTLSEAGSAQLLVAAYTADGKMTDVKDVTQDAADGSWSITLDFPSGTLNCVKAFLLDNNTNGCKPLLTAEEMITSGMLLTIDTAGSYNGSYANVTILESALTAPVTLLDMYISGNLTIAGGIAPQSLGLLTVANQAVSLTGSTTVAGKVVLNRQGVSAEPLQLILEEQAHIQSAEVLGSAGAVIVSLTESENTINNITAGQNLQLINTKVGQLTAQAGDLQALQVGLYQSEVQNLTVAPATEAAVGSATLGKQVSTFAAAETLFDDLRTARISTGETLYLNTENKINLIDSSQTLQLQRITEIGTVTMTAALQADAGTSITALTTNADAVIAGRLQSAQVNAAALDSAPNLTLLGSGITTLSGKIKKLTLGGEATAILAASENGENEIGSVEMQTSEPAMQSLSLNLLALSASSGPSFTVMSGSGVGGILTSGSGNLGGISILNGTGSFVPIHLGPGVFAQFVQFGNNSAGQLTLGGTDNLNGQLGSLINNSPLPSQLLLPTGSSQNSLIGNVFDSNNSSGLQMRIGEGDATAPASSNDLVFVGMNIVELPRKTTYKVNETMDYSGMMVELVYMPGTSSVIRTPITRYEEVKGNQNFRTDMPLLNSASSYTLRVTHQESQQSVEFLINVVNAYEVEKIRIVQYPTKLTYQIGNPLDLNGGILAVAYQGIAREQTVPMMTDGHLTDGLVAIGFNSNLATPQRVQLIFGRRAIVDLDVVVGGKSTLENYRTDALNFIAAAELNEGNYSGSEWTVYHSTLNAMKTFINAAVTPEQISGAWQTAERTIRSLRTNADKQEFELRLAIQSGIGEISSYWPVNQATGLKYGVADYTSTMLLKIVSIRAVWSRSLGEAVTVAEINGDGEHLGLLQEAKVLIDAVPCANDSLDAVLAAVSDFSLEVKAGATAAEKMKLVKEVVSRQIINAGGNPLWGVTITDSVSGGYTVQIADGIGHTSNEKTITVTFTASETRGSLAMVLANSLQGKFGYLPLDSSAVIAEMANFVETINMTAEQRSAFAFLYHYRLINGRGQIGNQQRMEPNAAINRADLVYLLTDLEEAVGVHLRETVTIEGITDLNSSDPLYQKALHLANAGVITLGTENTLNPNGLISAASGECLSAVNALTAGLSSVIASAGTYAQFQIALTDALVQKVVTAGDFAITANDTLNKQLLISAGTTLTIAESIGYTIDNSQSTVWGTLINNGSIQVTVNGSLSFMNGSVLTNNSNLDVYGRAVFESGSAINGSKPNITYHHNANLLDAAQQIYQQLKEGYRLDLPVQTDINEYAGVYADWSSIPKSSNPNDQTENTMAIAFLLKNGIITGVAGLGDDVLKKYIQPFATLSRAETAMLLIKLETVLIGKQTITGLDQTIVPNPVFNDLNGTEEYYQAVLRLAKAGVIQGDTGGNFNPNAAMDATWYDWGSQLSDLVHRFVMALGQITSTQQSFTVLRNGEQVIENKKFTNTVNITCGTPVNPNDDYGGSIRFSNCTFAAGLTAEVGLVRYDIDLGRSVVTGGIQVSRSDANNKFQQNVNVNLNNVANGTEIRSDAATAVNCGIEAGSFVINGITVRGSAVLGEKKSFGAYLKWECYSFHPEQYQGDHSACSGSQFTALAFYDAVETVEVSASAVFGNYEMWDNSSDISLNFPADGVAVSMDRLRINNRNQKFGKTLTLSGQVSADVEISGKVDLSALLNPNHQIYLAAWNNGNQIAIGSLTVTVNGQSTDPTLIQAESGATVIVEQSMQDVAVSYTANNTFSLGGPHVFGDVGNYGVYLMGAPLQTCTYLLEQRTMNGELPVAIKYITDYQPAENKTHLIPDPESQITDPFAVRLTVHWQPDANTDITIVWPNLYYKQPALNRRDLAMQLYTALSEGYGLASVDTTAIPSEVETLLSGFEDRAQLANDGEGSEALAFLLKNVILNPAAGTNLLPYNDLTRSETAVILYQSIIALNRLSSLDQSVNISFHDVTDGQALNDMAIMTLARAGVVSGDNQGNFYPDERMLSNQTNELIIRFVNALGPATSTQTSFIVRPDQEQTVTNKIFSSGTPVVITSADWESDAGGGQITFVNCQFNGGLQAYLGEVRYNLNFAGTTSVKDNLIKVDAAASNAAYQFNGRVNLQINGLPESIAVESSVTTGIASNLAGGSITLNGFKVFGADQIGESEWFGANLNWECNGYHEPGYFGNHEECIKNPGSSPAETEPADHYLAFAINGKVKSVSVLQAGTPPTLTDICSFRVSEQSQDVTLSLGTLQPSKTFFNLNGNSSRLLTVSGTILTAETVVCGKVDITALQHPNGPILIGAWQENTAVAIGSQMVTIIGYNNIPVALTALLGAIVNLEQPNQTVSINASDPDGGFLLGRPVVFDTEIGYGINLDRLYTSAEYRFELWQYYFDDSSMQPLPEEITFTQATASDGLSTYLLPTSQIRNPYQVELTIERTTSAGTISVIWWQLEYKQAPVTLSGAAKLIHQAFRQDYRLAEPNSDELTAYAAYADWCLMEADADAQAAMAFLLCYQIITATAGSGEDANKHFVDPYRSLNRSDAAILVYNLGEQLRIVEVLKNGWPQNVEPGISFYDVISTDPFYTAVMTLTKAGLIGGGDGHFNPAGEISADDLARLITSLQSIIGPIPSSQASFIVSKNQSQTVQSKTFSNPVIVTCEPGQSGDWGGEIRFTDCHFNSGLTLKLGDRSFAVNLDGVTILSQTVNAVLDESIKPAPVQLNSPLRIDINGIENGMTVNSTVNVNAACKTANTYFTLNGVKITKAATAPANDPFGAQIMWECNGDHAENYIGDHTNCVKDRNNPRSELAKHYLSMLLWGKTGSAEVVATQSGTNGIYRYEMTKDCTCASLSLGSIEPAIGYLFLTSSTTANCAVSGTVTGDLVVIGNYDISAVNVTGSVLLSASWAGDSLTTIGAKEVTIVNYGNVTIGINAGNGARIIVEQPDQYFVINQTETETGFAIDAPHVFGNAGDYGVYIGTANATEYAYTVEQILYDENHPDGYWQPLTVTPEYFADKTHLNPSVSTPITNPYNVRLTVTWTKNNQVITVVYAWLNYLPPAVNRVDVASQIYAAFQDGYGLAAPTQEEIASYSLSYSADWTAMSADKQAAMAFLLKHGLISGTANEIKPYNMLTRAEIAAILDQLDAKLAHHLTGNFTVPNFSDLVGTEPYYAAVIKMVETGVITDYEGTVFAPNNGVPDGLMREYLRNFVSALEPYSQVESGINSFVVSPDFDQVINNKNFTMPVTVTCSTPFDPTADYSWGGNLTFNNCSFSAGLTLILNTISFDVDLRGAYVPGGISLQAGTSLNPLDGDKSITLYSLCNGTTVTSAVNCMIENYCVGDWYTLNLVKVQSIPPTGNEVDYHFGSNIYWNCGVDHPKDYTGEHSECATADRFVAFAIFGNVQTLTVPAVAAFQRYEMWYCPADVSLVFETPGVAVPYLVIIGGDNERCLSDFLVSGVVDSDVTIIRNVNAANLTVTDGHTITHDPDLDGRVDKSALDNALRAADSVLSSLRPSENGTDVPDSSFWVSFSAYEAYQDIFDEAMAVITNDNATQTEVENAANALISATNTINIQKQQGTLVGPPV comes from the coding sequence ATGAAGTGGTCAAAGCAAGTTATCGTCGCAATCTGGATCAGCTGCCTGTTGTTGGTGTCGCTGCCTTTATCAGGGGCAGTGTTTGCTGCTGTACCAATGCTGGCAATCACGGAAGCAAATATCTTAAATGGCGGCGTCACAGTGAGCGGAACTCTGAGCGAAGCCGGCTCAGCGCAACTGCTGGTTGCTGCCTATACTGCCGACGGAAAAATGACGGATGTAAAAGACGTTACTCAGGATGCGGCAGACGGCAGCTGGTCGATCACTCTCGATTTCCCCAGCGGTACTCTCAATTGTGTCAAGGCATTCCTCTTGGATAATAATACAAACGGCTGTAAACCTCTGCTCACGGCCGAGGAAATGATCACCTCTGGGATGCTGCTTACGATTGATACAGCTGGCAGCTATAACGGCAGCTATGCCAACGTGACGATTCTAGAGAGCGCACTTACTGCTCCCGTCACGCTGCTTGATATGTACATCAGCGGCAATCTAACCATCGCGGGCGGTATCGCGCCTCAATCGCTCGGTTTGTTGACCGTAGCGAACCAAGCGGTGTCTTTGACCGGCAGCACGACAGTGGCAGGAAAAGTTGTGCTGAATCGGCAAGGTGTCAGCGCAGAGCCGCTGCAATTGATCCTGGAAGAACAGGCACATATTCAATCCGCCGAGGTTTTAGGCAGCGCCGGCGCGGTGATTGTCAGCTTGACCGAAAGCGAGAATACGATTAATAATATCACAGCCGGGCAAAATCTGCAGCTGATCAATACCAAGGTTGGCCAACTGACTGCGCAGGCAGGCGATCTGCAGGCGCTGCAGGTAGGCTTGTATCAGAGCGAAGTGCAGAATCTGACGGTCGCTCCAGCGACCGAAGCGGCGGTTGGTTCGGCAACACTTGGAAAACAGGTCAGCACTTTTGCTGCGGCGGAAACTTTATTTGACGATTTACGTACAGCGCGCATCAGCACGGGTGAAACGCTCTACCTCAATACAGAGAATAAAATCAACCTGATCGACAGCAGCCAGACGCTGCAGCTGCAGCGAATAACAGAAATCGGCACTGTCACAATGACCGCCGCCTTGCAGGCCGATGCGGGAACCAGCATTACTGCGTTAACGACCAATGCTGATGCTGTGATTGCCGGAAGGCTGCAAAGCGCACAGGTCAATGCCGCTGCGCTCGATTCGGCGCCGAATTTAACCTTGTTGGGCAGCGGCATAACCACACTGAGCGGTAAGATTAAAAAACTAACACTGGGCGGTGAGGCAACCGCGATTTTGGCGGCGTCTGAAAACGGCGAGAATGAAATTGGCAGCGTCGAAATGCAGACCAGCGAACCGGCCATGCAGTCACTAAGCCTGAACCTGCTTGCCTTATCGGCTTCGAGCGGACCTTCTTTTACGGTCATGAGCGGTTCCGGTGTTGGCGGTATCCTGACCAGCGGCAGCGGTAATTTAGGTGGTATCTCTATTTTGAATGGTACCGGTTCCTTTGTGCCGATCCATCTTGGACCGGGAGTTTTTGCGCAGTTTGTGCAATTTGGCAACAATAGTGCCGGTCAACTCACTTTGGGTGGAACAGATAATCTAAACGGTCAGCTGGGATCCCTGATCAATAACTCACCGCTGCCAAGTCAGCTGCTGCTGCCGACCGGCAGCAGTCAAAACAGCCTGATTGGTAATGTTTTTGACAGCAATAATTCCTCCGGACTGCAAATGAGAATTGGTGAAGGAGATGCTACTGCGCCTGCTTCGAGCAACGATTTGGTCTTTGTTGGTATGAATATTGTGGAATTACCAAGAAAAACAACCTATAAAGTCAATGAGACAATGGATTATAGCGGCATGATGGTTGAATTGGTCTATATGCCGGGTACGAGCAGCGTAATCCGCACACCCATTACTCGTTATGAAGAAGTGAAGGGCAATCAAAATTTCCGAACCGATATGCCCTTGCTGAATAGTGCAAGCAGCTATACGCTGCGCGTAACGCATCAGGAAAGTCAGCAGAGCGTAGAATTTCTCATCAATGTGGTCAATGCCTATGAAGTAGAGAAGATCCGAATCGTTCAATACCCGACGAAACTGACCTACCAGATCGGCAATCCATTGGATCTAAACGGTGGGATTCTGGCTGTCGCCTATCAGGGGATAGCGAGAGAACAAACCGTACCGATGATGACCGATGGTCATTTGACGGACGGCCTTGTGGCAATCGGGTTCAATTCAAACTTAGCGACCCCACAAAGAGTTCAGCTCATCTTTGGCAGAAGAGCGATCGTGGATCTGGATGTCGTGGTGGGGGGCAAATCCACTCTGGAAAACTATCGCACGGATGCACTGAACTTTATCGCTGCGGCAGAATTGAATGAGGGGAATTACAGCGGCTCCGAATGGACAGTCTATCATAGTACGCTGAATGCAATGAAGACGTTTATCAATGCAGCAGTAACACCGGAACAAATTTCCGGAGCTTGGCAAACGGCGGAAAGAACAATCCGTTCTCTGAGGACCAACGCGGATAAACAGGAATTCGAATTAAGGCTGGCGATTCAGTCCGGCATCGGAGAGATTAGTTCCTATTGGCCTGTCAATCAAGCAACAGGCTTAAAATACGGCGTTGCAGACTATACCTCCACCATGTTGCTGAAAATAGTGAGTATTCGCGCCGTCTGGTCCCGTTCACTCGGTGAAGCGGTGACGGTTGCAGAAATCAACGGTGATGGAGAGCACCTTGGTTTGCTACAGGAAGCCAAAGTATTGATTGATGCGGTTCCGTGCGCTAATGACAGTCTGGATGCTGTGTTGGCGGCTGTCAGCGATTTCAGTTTGGAAGTCAAAGCAGGCGCCACTGCTGCTGAAAAAATGAAGCTTGTGAAAGAGGTTGTATCCCGTCAAATAATCAATGCCGGTGGAAACCCACTCTGGGGTGTAACAATTACTGATTCAGTCAGTGGCGGTTACACCGTGCAAATTGCTGACGGTATAGGCCATACGAGCAACGAGAAAACCATTACGGTAACCTTCACAGCCAGCGAAACCAGAGGTTCGCTGGCGATGGTACTGGCTAACAGCCTGCAGGGCAAATTTGGTTACTTGCCTTTGGATTCAAGTGCTGTAATTGCAGAAATGGCGAATTTTGTTGAAACAATCAACATGACAGCGGAACAGAGATCTGCCTTTGCCTTCTTGTATCACTATCGCCTGATCAACGGCAGGGGTCAAATCGGCAATCAACAGCGGATGGAACCCAATGCAGCCATCAACCGAGCCGATCTCGTCTACCTGCTGACAGACCTGGAAGAGGCTGTGGGTGTGCACTTGCGGGAAACTGTGACGATTGAAGGAATCACTGATCTGAACTCGAGTGATCCTCTTTACCAGAAGGCGCTCCATCTGGCGAATGCCGGTGTCATCACACTGGGAACAGAGAATACACTCAATCCCAATGGCCTGATCAGTGCGGCGAGTGGTGAGTGCCTCAGTGCGGTCAATGCTTTAACCGCAGGATTGTCGTCTGTCATTGCCTCAGCAGGGACTTATGCGCAATTTCAGATCGCGCTTACGGACGCTTTGGTTCAGAAGGTTGTGACGGCAGGTGATTTTGCAATTACTGCAAATGATACTTTAAATAAGCAATTATTAATTTCTGCCGGAACTACGCTGACGATCGCAGAAAGTATTGGTTACACCATTGATAACAGTCAATCTACCGTCTGGGGAACGCTGATCAATAATGGATCAATTCAAGTCACGGTCAACGGCAGCTTATCCTTTATGAACGGTTCCGTCTTGACCAACAACAGCAACCTGGATGTTTATGGTCGTGCGGTTTTCGAGAGCGGTTCCGCCATCAATGGCAGCAAACCCAATATCACTTATCATCATAATGCCAACCTGCTCGATGCGGCGCAGCAAATTTATCAGCAGCTGAAAGAGGGGTATCGTCTGGACCTGCCGGTTCAGACAGACATCAATGAATATGCAGGAGTTTATGCCGATTGGAGCAGCATCCCTAAGAGCAGCAACCCTAACGACCAAACTGAAAATACTATGGCAATAGCCTTCCTACTGAAGAATGGAATCATCACAGGTGTAGCTGGTTTGGGTGACGACGTTCTGAAGAAATATATCCAACCGTTTGCGACTCTCAGCCGCGCGGAGACTGCGATGCTGCTGATCAAGCTGGAAACCGTCCTGATTGGGAAGCAAACGATCACCGGCTTGGATCAAACGATAGTTCCGAATCCTGTCTTCAATGATTTGAACGGTACAGAGGAGTACTACCAAGCTGTGCTGAGGCTGGCCAAAGCCGGTGTGATCCAAGGCGACACGGGCGGCAATTTTAACCCGAATGCTGCCATGGATGCCACCTGGTATGATTGGGGCAGTCAATTGAGCGATCTGGTGCATCGTTTTGTAATGGCTTTGGGTCAGATTACTTCTACTCAGCAAAGTTTTACTGTTTTACGGAATGGTGAACAGGTGATAGAAAACAAAAAGTTCACCAATACAGTCAACATTACCTGCGGTACACCAGTCAATCCGAACGACGATTATGGTGGTTCGATTCGCTTCAGCAACTGCACCTTTGCTGCTGGACTGACTGCCGAGGTGGGCTTGGTCAGATATGACATCGATTTGGGCAGATCTGTTGTTACAGGCGGGATTCAAGTCAGCAGAAGCGATGCAAACAACAAATTCCAGCAGAATGTGAATGTGAATCTGAATAATGTGGCAAATGGAACCGAAATCCGCTCCGATGCTGCTACCGCAGTCAATTGCGGTATCGAGGCAGGCAGCTTCGTGATCAATGGGATCACCGTCAGAGGTTCTGCTGTTTTAGGTGAGAAGAAATCTTTTGGTGCCTATCTGAAATGGGAATGCTACTCTTTCCATCCGGAACAGTATCAGGGTGATCATAGTGCCTGCAGTGGCAGCCAGTTTACTGCGCTTGCGTTCTATGATGCGGTAGAGACAGTAGAGGTAAGTGCAAGTGCCGTCTTCGGAAATTATGAAATGTGGGATAACTCGAGCGATATCAGCTTGAACTTCCCTGCCGATGGCGTAGCCGTCAGCATGGATCGTCTGCGGATCAACAATCGCAATCAGAAATTCGGTAAAACTTTAACGCTGAGCGGGCAGGTATCGGCAGATGTCGAGATCAGTGGTAAGGTCGATCTTTCTGCTTTGCTTAATCCAAACCACCAAATTTATCTGGCTGCCTGGAATAACGGCAATCAGATTGCCATTGGCAGTCTGACGGTCACCGTCAACGGACAGAGCACTGATCCGACGTTAATTCAAGCGGAGAGCGGTGCAACGGTCATTGTCGAGCAATCCATGCAGGATGTGGCGGTGAGTTACACAGCGAACAACACATTCAGTCTCGGTGGTCCGCATGTCTTTGGTGATGTTGGTAATTATGGGGTTTATCTGATGGGCGCTCCCTTACAAACCTGCACATATCTGCTGGAGCAGCGCACGATGAATGGAGAACTACCGGTGGCCATCAAATATATCACGGACTACCAGCCCGCAGAGAACAAAACACATTTGATTCCGGATCCAGAAAGCCAGATCACCGATCCGTTTGCCGTGCGCCTGACCGTGCACTGGCAGCCGGATGCAAACACCGATATCACCATCGTTTGGCCGAATTTGTATTATAAACAGCCGGCGCTCAACCGCCGTGATCTGGCGATGCAGCTTTATACAGCGCTCAGCGAGGGGTATGGTCTTGCTTCTGTTGATACAACTGCTATCCCATCTGAAGTAGAAACGCTCTTGAGTGGTTTCGAGGACCGTGCGCAATTGGCGAATGACGGGGAAGGCTCGGAAGCATTGGCCTTCCTGCTGAAGAACGTCATTCTCAACCCAGCCGCAGGCACAAATCTGCTGCCGTATAATGATCTGACACGTTCCGAAACAGCCGTGATTCTCTATCAGTCGATCATCGCGTTGAATCGATTAAGCAGCTTAGATCAATCGGTCAATATCAGTTTCCACGATGTGACAGATGGGCAAGCGTTAAACGATATGGCGATCATGACCTTAGCCAGAGCCGGCGTTGTCAGCGGGGACAATCAAGGCAATTTCTATCCCGATGAAAGAATGCTGTCCAATCAAACGAATGAATTAATCATCCGGTTTGTCAATGCCTTGGGTCCGGCGACTTCCACGCAAACATCATTTATCGTCAGACCGGATCAAGAACAAACAGTTACGAATAAGATCTTCAGTTCGGGTACTCCGGTGGTCATTACCTCCGCTGATTGGGAGAGCGATGCCGGTGGTGGTCAGATTACCTTTGTCAACTGCCAATTCAATGGCGGCTTACAGGCATATTTAGGTGAAGTGCGCTACAATCTCAATTTCGCCGGCACGACAAGTGTCAAAGATAACCTCATCAAAGTAGACGCAGCAGCTTCGAATGCGGCTTACCAATTCAATGGCAGAGTCAATCTCCAAATCAATGGTTTGCCAGAGTCGATCGCAGTGGAGTCCAGCGTGACAACTGGCATTGCTTCCAATTTGGCCGGCGGCAGCATTACGCTCAATGGATTCAAGGTGTTCGGGGCCGACCAAATCGGTGAATCGGAGTGGTTTGGCGCCAACCTCAACTGGGAGTGCAATGGTTATCATGAACCGGGTTATTTCGGGAATCATGAGGAGTGTATCAAAAATCCAGGAAGTTCCCCTGCCGAGACCGAACCAGCGGATCATTATCTTGCTTTTGCCATCAACGGCAAAGTCAAGAGTGTCTCAGTGCTCCAGGCAGGGACACCTCCTACCCTGACGGATATTTGCAGTTTTAGGGTATCGGAGCAATCTCAGGATGTGACCTTGTCCTTAGGCACTCTGCAGCCTTCGAAAACCTTCTTTAATTTGAATGGAAATTCCAGCAGATTATTGACAGTGAGCGGCACTATTCTGACGGCGGAGACGGTGGTTTGCGGCAAAGTGGATATCACAGCGCTGCAGCATCCCAACGGTCCGATCCTGATCGGAGCCTGGCAGGAAAATACCGCGGTAGCCATCGGCAGCCAAATGGTCACGATCATCGGCTACAATAACATACCGGTTGCGCTTACCGCATTGCTGGGTGCAATCGTCAATCTGGAGCAGCCGAACCAGACAGTCAGCATCAACGCCTCAGATCCGGATGGTGGTTTCCTGCTTGGTAGGCCGGTAGTCTTTGACACCGAGATCGGATATGGCATTAACCTCGACAGATTATATACTTCGGCCGAGTATCGCTTCGAATTATGGCAATACTATTTTGATGATAGTTCGATGCAACCTCTTCCGGAAGAAATCACCTTTACGCAAGCAACAGCATCGGATGGTCTCAGTACGTATTTGCTGCCAACCAGTCAGATCAGAAATCCCTATCAAGTGGAATTGACGATTGAACGGACGACTTCTGCCGGCACCATCTCGGTGATTTGGTGGCAATTAGAGTATAAACAAGCCCCGGTGACGCTCAGCGGAGCAGCGAAACTGATCCATCAGGCATTCCGGCAGGATTATCGTTTGGCGGAACCCAACAGCGACGAGCTGACAGCTTATGCAGCATATGCCGATTGGTGTCTGATGGAAGCGGATGCAGATGCTCAGGCCGCCATGGCTTTTCTGCTCTGCTATCAGATCATCACAGCAACAGCAGGCAGTGGGGAGGATGCGAATAAACACTTTGTGGATCCTTACCGCAGCCTCAACCGAAGCGATGCGGCGATTCTGGTTTACAATTTAGGCGAACAGCTGAGAATAGTTGAGGTTTTAAAAAATGGATGGCCGCAGAATGTTGAGCCAGGGATTTCTTTCTATGATGTGATTTCTACTGATCCCTTCTATACCGCGGTGATGACCTTGACCAAGGCCGGTTTAATCGGCGGTGGCGACGGCCATTTCAACCCCGCGGGAGAAATTTCAGCCGACGATCTGGCGCGCCTCATTACTTCATTACAGTCAATCATCGGTCCGATTCCCTCAAGCCAGGCGAGTTTTATAGTATCTAAAAATCAATCCCAAACGGTGCAGAGCAAAACCTTTAGCAACCCGGTCATCGTCACTTGTGAACCGGGGCAAAGCGGGGACTGGGGCGGAGAAATTCGCTTCACCGATTGTCACTTTAACAGTGGTTTGACGCTGAAATTGGGTGATCGCAGCTTTGCAGTCAATTTGGATGGAGTCACGATTTTGAGTCAAACAGTCAACGCTGTGTTGGATGAAAGCATTAAACCTGCACCGGTTCAGCTTAATTCACCGCTGCGGATTGATATCAATGGCATTGAGAATGGTATGACCGTCAATTCCACTGTGAATGTCAATGCAGCCTGCAAGACAGCCAACACCTATTTCACGCTGAATGGGGTGAAAATAACGAAGGCTGCTACTGCCCCGGCGAATGATCCTTTTGGCGCCCAGATAATGTGGGAGTGCAACGGGGATCATGCCGAAAACTATATCGGCGACCATACCAATTGTGTGAAGGACCGCAACAATCCAAGATCCGAATTGGCCAAGCATTATCTGTCAATGCTGCTCTGGGGTAAAACCGGTTCTGCAGAGGTTGTTGCCACGCAAAGCGGAACGAACGGTATTTATCGCTATGAAATGACAAAGGATTGCACGTGCGCGTCCTTGTCTTTGGGAAGCATCGAACCGGCGATCGGTTACCTTTTCCTAACCAGCAGCACAACAGCCAATTGTGCAGTCAGCGGAACTGTGACAGGGGATCTGGTGGTGATCGGTAACTATGATATCTCTGCTGTCAATGTGACGGGTTCTGTCTTGCTCAGCGCTTCCTGGGCGGGCGATAGTCTGACCACAATCGGCGCAAAGGAAGTTACCATTGTCAATTACGGTAATGTAACCATCGGTATCAACGCTGGGAACGGTGCCAGAATCATTGTAGAGCAGCCGGATCAATACTTTGTGATCAACCAAACAGAGACAGAGACGGGTTTTGCCATCGATGCACCGCATGTCTTTGGTAATGCCGGTGATTACGGCGTCTATATTGGCACAGCCAACGCTACGGAATATGCTTATACGGTGGAGCAGATCCTCTATGATGAGAACCATCCCGATGGCTATTGGCAGCCGCTCACGGTCACGCCAGAGTATTTTGCAGACAAGACTCACCTGAATCCCAGTGTCTCGACACCGATTACGAACCCTTATAATGTCCGCCTGACGGTGACCTGGACAAAGAACAATCAGGTGATCACGGTTGTCTATGCCTGGCTGAATTATCTGCCTCCTGCGGTCAACCGCGTTGATGTGGCGAGCCAGATTTATGCGGCATTCCAAGATGGTTATGGTCTGGCAGCTCCTACCCAGGAAGAAATCGCTAGCTACAGTCTGAGTTACAGCGCCGATTGGACAGCAATGTCAGCCGATAAGCAAGCAGCAATGGCGTTCCTTTTAAAGCACGGCTTGATCAGCGGAACAGCGAATGAAATCAAACCCTATAACATGCTGACGCGGGCGGAAATTGCGGCTATCCTGGATCAGCTTGATGCAAAGCTGGCACATCACTTAACTGGCAACTTTACAGTGCCGAATTTCAGCGATCTAGTGGGAACGGAGCCTTATTACGCTGCTGTGATTAAAATGGTTGAAACAGGTGTCATCACGGATTATGAGGGGACTGTATTTGCGCCAAATAATGGAGTTCCTGATGGATTAATGCGCGAATACCTGAGAAATTTTGTCAGCGCACTTGAACCGTACTCCCAAGTTGAATCCGGGATCAACAGTTTTGTGGTCTCTCCCGATTTTGACCAGGTGATCAACAATAAGAACTTCACCATGCCGGTCACGGTTACTTGTAGCACGCCGTTTGATCCTACGGCAGATTATAGTTGGGGTGGCAACCTTACCTTCAACAACTGCTCTTTCTCCGCCGGTCTGACCCTGATTTTGAATACCATCAGTTTTGACGTGGATCTGCGCGGCGCTTACGTTCCCGGTGGTATCAGCCTGCAGGCAGGAACTTCGCTCAATCCTCTGGATGGCGATAAATCAATTACACTCTATAGTTTATGTAACGGCACAACGGTGACTTCCGCAGTCAACTGCATGATTGAAAATTACTGTGTCGGTGATTGGTATACTTTGAATTTGGTGAAAGTGCAGAGCATTCCCCCGACAGGCAATGAGGTGGATTACCATTTTGGCAGCAACATCTATTGGAATTGCGGTGTGGATCATCCTAAGGATTACACGGGAGAGCATAGTGAGTGTGCGACAGCAGACCGGTTCGTGGCTTTCGCCATTTTTGGCAATGTCCAAACGCTGACAGTCCCTGCTGTCGCTGCCTTCCAACGCTATGAAATGTGGTATTGTCCGGCCGACGTCAGCCTGGTTTTCGAAACACCAGGTGTTGCGGTACCTTATTTAGTGATTATCGGTGGTGACAACGAACGCTGCCTTAGTGATTTTCTCGTCAGCGGCGTAGTCGATTCCGATGTGACTATCATCAGAAATGTCAATGCAGCCAATTTGACAGTGACAGACGGTCATACCATCACCCATGATCCGGATTTGGATGGCAGAGTTGATAAGTCAGCTTTAGACAATGCGCTGCGGGCAGCTGATTCAGTACTGTCGTCGCTGCGACCCAGCGAAAACGGAACGGATGTTCCAGACTCCTCCTTTTGGGTAAGCTTCTCTGCTTATGAAGCTTATCAGGATATTTTTGATGAAGCGATGGCTGTGATCACTAACGACAATGCCACACAGACAGAAGTAGAAAATGCAGCCAATGCCCTGATTTCTGCAACAAACACAATCAATATTCAGAAGCAGCAGGGGACCTTGGTTGGCCCTCCGGTCTAG